CTCGCAAAAAGCGGGGTTTTTCTTTTGATATTTTAACCAAAAAATGGCGGGCTTCCGAATAGAATATTCCTATATTTGCTCGCACGTGATTTTATTTAGAACCCATAGTCTGCTGTGGGCCGTTTTGCTTTTTGCAACAGCGGTCTTTGCTCCTGCTGCCTTTGCGCAGGACATGACCCGCTTTGAACTCGAGGAGCGCGAACAGGTCGAGGAAGACACGACCGAGGTCGACTGGATGAACGACACGACGGGAACGGACACCATCGAGTATCACGCTGTCGATCTGGTGTACGACGTGGAAAAGGAAACGTTCAACCTGAACAACAACGCGCAGCTCAAGTACCGTACCGCGACGCTCGATGCGGATACCATCTGGTTCGACCAGAGGAACAGCGTGCTTGTCGCGGGTGGCGGGCCTATCCTTCGCGAGACGAAGAACCCCTCGCTTTCGGGAATGCGTCTCAAGTACAACATGAAAAGCCGCATCGGCGAAATCTATTATGCGACCACCTACCAGGACAACCAGCAGTTGAACGGTATGGAGGTGCGCCGCCTGCCCGACCAGAGAATTCAGATTGCCCGCGGTGATTTCAGTACGTGTAACGATTCTACGCACCAGCATTTTTTCTTCTACGGACGCCGCATGGTGGTGAAGCCGAAGGAGACCATCACGGCCAGGCCTGTCGTGCTGAATATCGCCGATGTTCCCGTTGCGGTTCTCCCGATGATCGTTGCTCCCTTGAAGAGCGGGCGCAAGTCGGGTCTCCTCACTCCCAAGTTCGGTGGCGACCAGGTGCAGGGTTACTACTTGCGCAATCTCGGCTTCTACTACGCGCCGAACGACTACTGGGATGCGACCATCAGCGGTGACATTATCGAAGGCGACGAGGCGCGGTTCGAACGTTCGACTTTGACGGGGCAGGTGCGGTACAACAAGCGCTATATGCTCGATGGAAACTTGAAGTATACGGCGTACCTCAATGAATTTGATTTCAGCAACAGCGGCTACGACATTACGTTCTCGCACAACCAGAACTTGACGCCCGACAGGAAGCATACGTTGAGCGGTACGGGTTCGTTCGTGAGCGACCAGAGCGTGCGCAAGGACAATGCGCTCGATGCGGAGACGATCCTCAACCAGCAGGCGAACGCGTCGCTCACTTACTCGGGCAAGTTCGGTACGAACAAGAGCCTTACGGTGAAGGCGAGTCAGGACCATAACTTGGTGACCGGATTTATCCGCCGCCAGTTGCCCGATATCCGCTTCAATATGAGCGGTCCGCTCTTTGATTTCGAGACCAGCGACGACGAAGTCGCGGCTGCCGACGGCTCGTTCTTCTCGTACCTGAAGAAACTCAACTACAGCTTCTCGAACCATTTCAATTACGAGATGGAAGAAGGCCGCGATACCACGCTCGACATGGATACGACCGCGAAGTACGTGGGTTACACCGGTACGTATTCTCTAGACTATTCGGGCTCCCTGTTCAACGTCATCAATATCACGCCGCGTGCGACGTGGAGCGGTTTCTGGACCGGGCAGTCGTGGATTAATCCCGAAGATTCGAGCAAGTACTGGAAGCGCCGCACGAGCCTCGACCCGGAGCACAACACCTACGGTGAGTTCGCGTACAACCACAACTACAGCCTCACCGCCGACACCAAGCTTTACGGTATCTGGGTCCCGGAAATCGGGCGCTTCACGGGCCTGCGCCACATCCTTTCCCCGAGCGTGTCGTACACGTATGCGCCCGAGATTGACACGGTGAAGTATTTCGCGCCGCACCCGCATTTGGGGCAGTCCCCGTACCAGAGGGAACAGCAGACCGTCGGGTTCTCCCTGGGCAATGACCTGGACTTGAAGTACCTGAAGGTGGTGGGCCACAAGCCCGATTCCGCGAAGGGCGATACCTCGAAGGCGGTAGAAGACCAGTACGGCAACCGGAGACTCCTCACCACGCGTCACAGCGTTTCGTACAACTTTGCGGCGGATTCCCTTAATTTCTCGGACATCAGCTCGACCTTCGGTTTGCAGATTTTGCCGGATTACCTTTTCACTATCACGACGCGCCACAGCATGTACCACAAGTATTCCATGGAACCCAACAAGGTGCGGTTCCCGGAACTCACGTACTGGGGCTATGACTTCAGCCGCAGTTTCCACTGGAGCGGAACGTTCAATGCGGGGCTTCCATCGCAGATGGGCAAGTACGAGATGCGCAAGTGGTCACTGGGCTTGAGCTACCGCTATTCGTTCTCCAGCACGCGAGTGGGCAAGGACCTGTTCCAAGACAACATAAGCCATTCGACTTCCATTACGGCGTCGTTCCAACCGACGGTGAACTGGGAAGTTTCGTACAGTACGCAGTACGATTACAACGAAGGAAAGTTTGTTACACACAAATTCACTTTCAACAGGACCCTGCATTGCTGGCAGCTTGATTTTACATGGACACCGACCGGGCCTGCCGCGGGTTGGTCGTTCGCTCTCTACGTGAGAGACCTGCCCGATATCAAGCTCAATGCCGGAAGCACGGAAACGAAGTAATACAGATGATTACGAACAAAGTAATATTGGCGAGTGGTTCGCCGAGACGCCGAGAGATTTTGACACAGATAGGGGTGGATTTCGAGGTGGTGGTCTCCAACGAGGAGGAGTGCCCCAAGAGCTCAAATCCGCTCGATTTCCCCCGCGAGAACGCCGCCATGAAGGCCCTCGCGGTCTCGAAAATGCGACCGGGGGCCTACGTCCTCGGGTTCGATACCCTCGTTTTCCTGGATGGGAAGCCCTTGGGCAAGCCCAAAACGCCCGAAGAAGCCCTCGAAATGTTACAAAAACTGAATGGAAAAACTCACAAAGTTATTACGGGCGTGGCAATCGCGAAAGATGCGCAAGTCGTTGATACTCAACAAGAAGAAACACGGGTACTTTTTAGAGAGAACACCTTACATGAGCTAAAAGATTATGTAAATTCTAAAGACCCGATGGATAAGGCGGGCGCTTACGGAATCCAGACCCGCGGGGCGCGCCTCATCAAATCGATTTCTGGATGTTACTACAACGTGGTGGGTTTGCCAGTGGCCCTTACGTTAGAGATGCTGGCAAGGCAAGAGGTTGAGGTATGAATACGAACCCGATCGAAGATAAACGCCCGGATGAACGCCTTGGCTCCTACTTGACTCGTGCTCGCGAGGCCAAGGGGATGACCGTGGAACAACTTGCCACTGTGACGAAACTCACAGTAAAAACCATAACGCTTATCGAAAGCGGCGACTGGAAGGCCTTCCCGGTGGAAGCCTACCTTCGCGGTTACCTCAATTCCATTTGCGAGAAGCTCGGCCTCGAGCCGAGAAGGATTGTCGATTATTACCTGGTCGAGGCCGGTACGAAGTTCTCCAGCCTCCTTTCTCCGATTCCGGAGAAGCCCATGAAGATTTCCCCGATGACGGATGAAGAACGCAAGCCCCGCAGCAAGGCCGTTCCCATTGTCATTGCCGTCATCGTACTGGCATTCGTGGTCGGGTCTCATTTCCTTAAGGAAATGGGCAGTGACGAACAGGCACCCGCGGTTGCCGAGAAGACTGGAACCGAGGTGAGCACTGATGCCGTCGCAGCGGATTCCGCACAGCAAGAAATACCGGAAGGAGCGGAAGTCGTTCCTCCTGATTCGGTGCAGGCTGATTCCACGGCGAAGGATTCTGTCGCGAAGTCCAAGGACGTGGTGACGCAGGCAATCGTGGATGAGGCCGTAAAGAAATCCGAGTTGCCCGCTTCTGCGACGATCTTCATCTCTTCTACATCCGAGACGGAAAAAGAAGAAGTTTCTACCAAGACTCATTTCGAACTTATCGGTTCGGGTACGATGGTTTCTTGGATTGGTCTCAAGCGCCACGAAGACGATGGTTCCTTCGTGAAGGAAGCGAACATCGCCGTGAAGGACGCTCGCATGATTTACGATTCGGATGATACTTTGTATGTAGTCATCGGTGAACCGCGTGCCATTTCCAAGATGAAATTGAACGGCAAGGAAACAAAGATTCCCGAAATGAAGTATGGCCGCGTCGCCAAGTTCCGCGTGTTCGCGGGCGAGATCGTTCCGGCCAAGGGAGGTCGCTAATGCGCGTTTCTAACATTTCCAGAAAGACGGGCGAGACGGATATCCAGCTTTCGCTGAATCTCGACGAAGCGTCGCGCGGCGTCGTGAATTCCGGAAACGGATTCCTTGACCACATGCTCGATCTTTTTCAGGTGCACGGCGGTTTTCGCCTTGACCTCACCTGCAAGGGCGATACGAATGTAGACATGCACCACAGCATGGAAGACATAGCCATCGTGCTCGGACAGGCGTTGGTTGAATGCCTGGGCGACAAGAAGGGTATCGAACGTTACGGATTCTACTTCGTCCCGATGGACGAGGCGCTTTCCCGTGTTTGCCTGGATTTCAGCAACCGCATCGGATTCGTGTGGAACGTGAAGCTCCCTGCGGCCATGGCGGGCGGTATCGAGGCGAGCATGTTCGAACACTTCTTCAAGAGCGTTGCCGAGAATGCGCGCATGAACCTGCACATCGAACTCTTCTACGGCAGCGATAACCACCACTGCCTCGAAAGCATCTTCAAGGCTTTCGCACGCGCGGTCGCAATGGCGGTTGCGCCGAGCCGCAATGTGAAGGGCGTGCCCAGCAGCAAGGGCGTGCTTTAATTAGAAGAAGCTGTGAAGTATAAAAAAGGCGCGGGCATTTAGCTCGCGCCTTTTGTAATCGCAAAAAGAAGTCTCCGTGAACAACAAGCCCCAGTTATTAAACTGGGGCGGTTGCGAATTATGACCACTTAGTCTTAAAAACTAAAACCGGCGAACACGTTGTTGCTGAGGAACGGAATGAACCCGAGTGCTACAACGGTGATACTGAGCACCACGATGACTCCGCGCTGGCGACGGGTGAGACGCAGCGGCGAAAGGTGTCCATCGGGTTCGTCGACCCATGCGCTCTTGATAAGTTGTATGTAGTAGAAGAGGGCGAGCACGTTGTTCAGCACAGCGAAGGTGACTAGCGCATAATGGCCCGTGGACGCACCGCTGAAGAACAGGTGGAACTTGCCGAAGAAACCGGCGAGCGGCGGGATGCCCGCGAGGCTGAACATCGAAATCGCAAGCGCTACGGCGAGGCTCGGGTTCTG
This genomic stretch from Fibrobacter sp. harbors:
- a CDS encoding putative LPS assembly protein LptD, whose product is MLFATAVFAPAAFAQDMTRFELEEREQVEEDTTEVDWMNDTTGTDTIEYHAVDLVYDVEKETFNLNNNAQLKYRTATLDADTIWFDQRNSVLVAGGGPILRETKNPSLSGMRLKYNMKSRIGEIYYATTYQDNQQLNGMEVRRLPDQRIQIARGDFSTCNDSTHQHFFFYGRRMVVKPKETITARPVVLNIADVPVAVLPMIVAPLKSGRKSGLLTPKFGGDQVQGYYLRNLGFYYAPNDYWDATISGDIIEGDEARFERSTLTGQVRYNKRYMLDGNLKYTAYLNEFDFSNSGYDITFSHNQNLTPDRKHTLSGTGSFVSDQSVRKDNALDAETILNQQANASLTYSGKFGTNKSLTVKASQDHNLVTGFIRRQLPDIRFNMSGPLFDFETSDDEVAAADGSFFSYLKKLNYSFSNHFNYEMEEGRDTTLDMDTTAKYVGYTGTYSLDYSGSLFNVINITPRATWSGFWTGQSWINPEDSSKYWKRRTSLDPEHNTYGEFAYNHNYSLTADTKLYGIWVPEIGRFTGLRHILSPSVSYTYAPEIDTVKYFAPHPHLGQSPYQREQQTVGFSLGNDLDLKYLKVVGHKPDSAKGDTSKAVEDQYGNRRLLTTRHSVSYNFAADSLNFSDISSTFGLQILPDYLFTITTRHSMYHKYSMEPNKVRFPELTYWGYDFSRSFHWSGTFNAGLPSQMGKYEMRKWSLGLSYRYSFSSTRVGKDLFQDNISHSTSITASFQPTVNWEVSYSTQYDYNEGKFVTHKFTFNRTLHCWQLDFTWTPTGPAAGWSFALYVRDLPDIKLNAGSTETK
- a CDS encoding nucleoside triphosphate pyrophosphatase, encoding MITNKVILASGSPRRREILTQIGVDFEVVVSNEEECPKSSNPLDFPRENAAMKALAVSKMRPGAYVLGFDTLVFLDGKPLGKPKTPEEALEMLQKLNGKTHKVITGVAIAKDAQVVDTQQEETRVLFRENTLHELKDYVNSKDPMDKAGAYGIQTRGARLIKSISGCYYNVVGLPVALTLEMLARQEVEV
- a CDS encoding helix-turn-helix domain-containing protein, which gives rise to MNTNPIEDKRPDERLGSYLTRAREAKGMTVEQLATVTKLTVKTITLIESGDWKAFPVEAYLRGYLNSICEKLGLEPRRIVDYYLVEAGTKFSSLLSPIPEKPMKISPMTDEERKPRSKAVPIVIAVIVLAFVVGSHFLKEMGSDEQAPAVAEKTGTEVSTDAVAADSAQQEIPEGAEVVPPDSVQADSTAKDSVAKSKDVVTQAIVDEAVKKSELPASATIFISSTSETEKEEVSTKTHFELIGSGTMVSWIGLKRHEDDGSFVKEANIAVKDARMIYDSDDTLYVVIGEPRAISKMKLNGKETKIPEMKYGRVAKFRVFAGEIVPAKGGR
- the hisB gene encoding imidazoleglycerol-phosphate dehydratase HisB, with translation MRVSNISRKTGETDIQLSLNLDEASRGVVNSGNGFLDHMLDLFQVHGGFRLDLTCKGDTNVDMHHSMEDIAIVLGQALVECLGDKKGIERYGFYFVPMDEALSRVCLDFSNRIGFVWNVKLPAAMAGGIEASMFEHFFKSVAENARMNLHIELFYGSDNHHCLESIFKAFARAVAMAVAPSRNVKGVPSSKGVL